A window from Zingiber officinale cultivar Zhangliang chromosome 7A, Zo_v1.1, whole genome shotgun sequence encodes these proteins:
- the LOC121999660 gene encoding uncharacterized protein LOC121999660: MQDGGVHAVQEEPLPMAEEPIPWEEVQLYADRPKSLTRLASDLPPLLKEEFVQCLIRNRDVFAWSTEELPGVKPEVAKHKLHLLPDSRPVKKKQRNFSADQNKIIRVEVDQLRKMVDSTAGYERICMLDAYQGNAGATYQRMMDKIFREQIRRNVEVYVDDILIKSPLAVNLIKDVEETCKTLRQYGLKLNPLKCLFGAKGGKFLGYLVTEQGIEANPEKVRSWHDMQVPQNLKETQKLVGRITALSRFISKSADQAAPFFKPVAGEPLWVYLSATPKAVGAVLIKEHDNVQWSVYFFNHLLKGVESRYTALEKLVYGLVLITRRLRPYFLSHPIIVLTNITMGRALTNVEVAGWLIKRATELGEYDIQYQPCTAIKAQALADFLTKIHQTSSEETWKVYVDGSTTHQRSGVGILLISPQGDILQLAVRLNFRATNNEAEYEALLAGMQAARHVGAARVIIYSDSQLVTQQVADNFMINCDKLQVYREAYEKMKEEFSKVTVTKIPRAENEKADKLAKMASSLTTWVLDRSTTQTFLIAQIDLQNNREATIDWRVPMISYLKQSILPADLEESRLVRKQAHAYVMIGDQPYKRSFSGPLLKCLGMEEADQALREIHLGCCVSQAVGH; the protein is encoded by the exons atgcaaGATGGGGGCGTTCATGCTGTCCAAGAAGAGCCTCTGCCTATGGCTGAAGAACCCATCCCCTGGGAGGAGGTGCAATTATATGCTGACCGCCCGAAAAGTTTAACTCGCTTGGCGAGTGATCTACCTCCTCTTCTCAAGGAAGAGTTCGTTCAATGCTTGATCCGTAACcgggatgtcttcgcctggtctacAGAGGAGTTACCCGGGGTCAAGCCGGAAGTAGCCAAACATAAGCTGCATTTATTGCCAGACTCCCGACCCGTCAAGAAAAAGCAAAGAAACTTCTCAGCCGACCAGAACAAGATAATCCGAGTggaggtggatcagctcaggaag atggtggattccacTGCCGGCTACGAGAGGATTTGCATGCTGGACGCAtaccaggg GAATGCAGGAGCGACATACCAAAGAATGATGGATAAAATATTCCGGGAGCAGATCAGGCGTAACGTGGaggtttatgtagatgatatactcatAAAATCCCCGTTAGCCGTGAACCTGATCAAAGACGTAGAAGAAACCTGCAAAACTCTCCGACAGTATGGGTTGAAGCTGAACCCCTTGAAATGCTTGTTTGGGGCtaagggaggaaaattcttgggttacTTGGTGACTGAGCAGGGAATAGAAGCTAATCCAGAGAAAGTTCGGTCATGGCATGATATGCAGGTTCCCCAGAACTTGAAGGAAAcccagaagctggtcggcagaataacagctctgtcaagattcatttccaAATCGGCAGACCAAGCTGCTCCTTTCTTCAAG CCAGTCGCTGGAGAACCCTTATGGGTCTACTTATCTGCCACCCCCAAGGCCGTGGGGGCTGTGCTCATTAAAGAACATGACAATGTACAATGGTCCGTGTATTTCTTCAATCATCTATTAAAAGGGGTCGAGTCCCGATACACGGCCctcgagaagttggtttatggattggtcctTATAACTCGACGGTTAAGACCTTACTTCTTATCGCATCCTATCATAGTCCTGACTAACATCACCATGGGAAGAGCCCTAACTAATGTAGAAGTTGCGGGTTGGCTTATTAAGCGGGCAACAGAGTTAGGCGAATACGACATACAATACCAGCCGTGCACAGCAATTAAAGCACAAGCCTTGGCAGATTTCCTAACGAAAATTCATCAGACCAGCTCTGAAGAAACATGGAAGGTCTATGTAGATGGATCGACAACTCACCAAAGAAGCGGGGTCGGGATCTTGTTGATATCTCCCCAAGGGGATATACTCCAACTGGCTGTACGATTGAATTTccgagctaccaacaatgaggcagaatatgaggctTTGCTGGCAGGGATGCAAGCAGCCCGGCACGTAGGAGCAGCCCGGGTaatcatttattcagattctcaACTGGTAACTCAGCAAGTGGCCGACAATTTTATGATTAATTGTGATAAATTACAAGTATACCGggaagcttatgagaagatgaaggagGAATTTTCAAAAGTCACAGTAACCAAGATCCCCAGGGCGGAGAATGAGAAGGCAGATAAGCTAGCAAAGATGGCCAGTTCCTTAACCACTTGGGTGTTAGACCGGTCAACGACACAAACCTTTCTTATAGCTCAAATAGATCTGCAaaataatagggaagcaactattgattggAGGGTGCCCATGATCAGCTATCTTAAGCAAAGTATCCTACCGGCTGACCTAGAAGAATCACGGCTGGTCAGGAAGCAGGCCCACGCTTATGTCATGATCGGGGATCAGCCCTACAAGAGGTCCTTCTCTGGACCCTTACTCAAGTGCTTGGGTATGGAGGAGGCTGACCAGGCTTTGCGGGAAATACATCTGGGGTGCTGTGTTAGCCAGGCGGTCGGACATTAG
- the LOC121999659 gene encoding LRR receptor-like serine/threonine-protein kinase SIK1: MLDLSGYEWNISASMLRWLSNASNLERLDISGCWRVFDAEALSVALGSLHNLRKLVLVETQIAGQFSTILKNVSRMLQYLDLRWNFLLSGEISTILSILPRRLEFLALDSNNIYGRIPEMLGNYTSLRHLSMSYTRITGDIPRTIGKLIHLEYLDLSRNDITGEMPLNIGNLTNLEALYLIETNITGSIPESLGNVISLKYLGLFGNKITGEIPKTLGSLQNMLILDLQGNFLTGQIPTTIGRISNLRYLDISKNHLTGEIPTTIGRIFNLRYLDVSKNHLTGEIPTTIGRISNLWYLDVSENNLIGEIPKTFGRLCNLWMLDLSLNNIIGELADLLDGLSNCPQGAALSSLSIADNNMSGSIPSNLGLLAHLQELDLSSNSLQGHFRAMFQDYTNSNPCHDNNLQCAMAPMGSYRPKDKILITAKGSTYEYIRILSLVTSIDLSHNNLSGEIPNELMMLRDLHFLSLSNNYLTGTIPENIAVLTELFSLDLSMNNLTGTIPSNLSALNFLSHLNLSFNNLSGRIPTGNQFLTFDDPAIYAGNKDLCGWPLPECPSDEAQRGPLHAKDDDDGNGSKLEKVLDYAFIAMGFIIGFWAYWGAMIMKKSIRIALFQMADRIYDWIYVQLAVKFGR, translated from the exons ATGCTCGATCTCAGTGGGTATGAATGGAACATCAGCGCTTCCATGTTGAGGTGGTTGTCTAATGCCAGTAATCTTGAACGCCTCGATATATCTGGATGCTGGAGGGTGTTTGATGCCGAGGCACTTTCAGTTGCTTTGGGATCTCTACATAATTTGAGGAAGCTAGTTTTGGTCGAAACTCAAATAGCAGGGCAATTTTCTACAATTCTGAAGAATGTTAGCAGAATGTTGCAATATTTAGATTTGCGATGGAATTTCTTATTATCTGGAGAAATTTCAACAATTTTGTCGATCCTTCCGCGCCGACTGGAGTTCTTAGCTTTAGACAGTAATAACATCTATGGGAGAATCCCAGAGATGTTAGGGAATTACACAAGCTTGAGACACTTGAGTATGTCCTACACTCGAATAACTGGAGATATTCCAAGAACAATAGGGAAACTTATCCATTTGGAGTATCTTGATTTGTCTAGAAATGATATAACAGGAGAGATGCCATTGAACATAGGAAACCTTACAAACTTGGAAGCTCTATATTTGATCGAAACCAACATCACAGGATCGATACCAGAGTCTCTTGGTAATGTTATTTCCTTGAAGTATTTGGGTTTGTTTGGAAATAAGATTACTGGAGAAATACCAAAAACTTTGGGGAGTCTTCAAAATATGCTAATATTAGATTTACAAGGCAACTTTCTCACTGGGCAAATACCAACAACGATTGGTAGAATTTCCAACCTACGTTATTTGGATATATCAAAGAACCACTTAACTGGAGAAATACCAACAACGATTGGCAGAATTTTCAACCTACGTTATTTGGATGTATCAAAGAACCACTTAACTGGAGAAATACCAACAACTATTGGTAGAATTTCCAACTTGTGGTATTTGGATGTATCAGAGAATAACTTAATTGGAGAAATACCAAAGACTTTTGGCCGCCTATGCAACCTATGGATGCTAGATCTGTCATTAAACAATATCATCGGAGAGTTAGCAGATCTACTTGATGGCTTATCTAATTGTCCACAAGGAGCAGCGTTATCATCCTTAAGCATTGCCGACAATAATATGAGTGGAAGTATTCCATCCAACCTTGGACTGTTAGCTCACTTACAGGAACTGGACCTCTCCTCAAATTCTCTACAAG GACATTTCAGGGCTATGTTTCAAGATTATACCAATTCTAACCCATGCCATGATAATAATCTTCAATGTGCAATGGCACCTATGGGCTCTTATAGACCAAAGGATAAGATCCTAATAACTGCCAAAGGATCAACCTATGAATACATTAGAATTCTCTCCCTCGTGACCAGCATAGACCTATCGCATAATAATCTTTCTGGTGAAATCCCAAACGAGCTAATGATGCTTCGTGATTTGCACTTCCTGAGCTTGTCCAACAATTACTTGACTGGTACAATTCCTGAAAACATTGCCGTTTTGACAGAGTTATTTTCTCTTGACTTGTCAATGAACAATCTCACTGGCACAATTCCCTCCAACTTATCTGCTCTAAACTTTCTCAGTCACTTGAATCTCTCTTTCAATAACTTGTCCGGAAGAATTCCAACCGGGAATCAATTTTTAACCTTCGATGACCCTGCGATATACGCTGGCAACAAGGACCTTTGTGGTTGGCCACTACCCGAGTGTCCTAGTGATGAAGCCCAGCGAGGTCCACTtcatgcaaaagatgatgatgatggtaaTGGCAGCAAGCTTGAAAAAGTTCTGGATTATGCCTTCATTGCTATGGGATTTATAATCGGATTTTGGGCATATTGGGGCGCAATGATCATGAAAAAGTCCATCAGAATTGCTCTCTTCCAGATGGCGGACAGGATTTACGACTGGATCTATGTGCAACTCGCAGTGAAGTTTGGAAGGTGA